From Coffea arabica cultivar ET-39 chromosome 2e, Coffea Arabica ET-39 HiFi, whole genome shotgun sequence, the proteins below share one genomic window:
- the LOC113732940 gene encoding uncharacterized protein isoform X2, whose protein sequence is MEVEKRSSKGGFLHLFDWNVKSRKKLFSGKFELSDNPQQGKETFDDTTISRLRKAHDNGCGPSTRGNDGSSYASSVNGDEIYGTRAPGVVARLMGLDTLPTSNVSEPCYTQFFDSRSFRDSHYSRGMPDFRSEEHIIIYDSMRNKLDGFTKNPVEVMLQKVQNRPIEKFQTEVLPPKSAKPISITHHKLLSPIKSPGFIPSMNAAYLVEAAAKIIEQSPRSTARHKLPSLGSSSVPLRIQDLKEKMEVAQKSSRTLQASQKAKEQSSSKQVKRQTRDRVQGQGEAPDMFRVSDTSRNAGSQSIKNKEKSVSLAVQAKANVQKKEGCTAIGNRSSVNHKEPNDVRHSSSGRNQSKIQKNVERRTSTDKSSDVLRQNNRKQNFASAKEMEGSRPPFCHQKDRKQLSSNDVSRPNKTVNKIVVSTPVMPRKTSIHHVGKEQLPSAVKRSSGKKQPINGNNFSHGNDNQSVSRGERSIKCNYEIDRCSKWDAAERKNGTDVVSFTFTSPIKKSLSASSSPVKVTDKKRGSFLVPTTSENQSSFGLNVDGGDALSILLEQKLKELTSKVDSSNQDHFHSEFPCSSAGSCEDSVSTLTMTHTTSGEHHKNSQLDVPLDKLGIQPKSDSSSIDELHLKAMQKWQEMEELGFIRYDRDPKYQSCGPVSSLEPAYSESSCNSLDSNRSISGEASKMFLAVEAYEMTQWSSTRKSRPVEADMEVSDSASSASLGATSVTDTSSSFTSMITNESANWELEYIRCILVNTDLLLEEFALGEAHKVLAPNLFDQWGEVKLGSSKNVEKNFKLVQKVLFDYVEESLELKCVQLFSGSWKSWTKLAALIQKKDWLAEELGREISGWTSMEDLMVDELVDKDMSTKLGKWVDFEIEAFEEGVEIEKRILSNLVDELVDDFLLF, encoded by the exons atggaaGTAGAAAAGCGAAGTTCCAAGGGTGGATTTCTTCATTTGTTTGATTGGAATGTTAAATCCCGGAAGAAGCTTTTCTCCGGCAAATTTGAGTTATCTG ATAATCCACAGCAAGGTAAAGAAACTTTTGATGATACAACAATTTCACGTCTTCGAAAG GCGCATGACAATGGGTGTGGTCCAAGTACCAGAGGGAACGATGGTTCAAGTTATGCTTCATCTGTAAATGGTGATGAAATATATGGCACAAGAGCTCCGGGGGTCGTTGCACGACTAATGGGATTGGATACACTTCCTACTTCAAATGTTTCTGAGCCCTGTTATACACAATTTTTTGATTCTCGCTCTTTTAGAGATTCTCATTACTCAAGGGGTATGCCTGATTTCCGGAGCGAAGAACACATCATAATCTATGACAGCATGCGGAATAAGCTAGACGGGTTCACCAAGAATCCTGTTGAAGTGATGCTGCAGAAGGTGCAGAATCGACCAATTGAGAAGTTTCAAACTGAAGTACTGCCCCCAAAATCTGCGAAGCCCATTTCAATTACTCACCACAAGCTTTTGTCTCCCATTAAGAGTCCAGGGTTCATTCCAAGTATGAATGCTGCTTATCTAGTAGAGGCAGCTGCCAAAATCATCGAACAAAGTCCTCGTTCAACTGCTAGACATAAGTTGCCATCTTTGGGTTCTTCTTCAGTTCCTTTGAGAATCCAGGATCTTAAAGAGAAAATGGAGGTTGCTCAGAAATCTTCTAGGACTCTTCAAGCTTCTCAGAAGGCCAAAGAACAAAGCTCTTCCAAACAGGTAAAGAGACAAACTAGGGACAGGGTCCAAGGTCAAGGAGAAGCTCCAGACATGTTTAGGGTTTCTGATACATCAAGAAATGCTGGTTCTCAGAGTATCAAGAATAAGGAAAAATCAGTTTCACTGGCTGTTCAAGCTAAGGCTAATGTTCAGAAGAAAGAGGGATGTACTGCAATTGGAAACCGGAGTTCTGTAAACCATAAGGAACCTAATGATGTCAGGCATAGCTCTTCTGGTAGGAACCAATCAAAAATCCAAAAGAATGTTGAAAGGAGAACATCAACTGACAAATCTTCTGATGTACTTAGGCAAAATAACCGGAAGCAAAACTTTGCTTCAGCTAAAGAGATGGAAGGTTCAAGGCCTCCATTTTGTCATCAGAAAGACAGGAAACAGCTGTCTTCAAATGACGTATCTAGGCCGAATAAGACTGTAAATAAGATTGTTGTAAGCACTCCTGTCATGCCCAGAAAGACCTCAATCCATCATGTTGGAAAGGAACAACTTCCATCAGCAGTAAAGAGATCTTCAGGAAAGAAGCAACCAATCAATGGAAACAATTTTTCTCATGGAAATGATAACCAATCAGTGAGTAGAGGCGAAAGGTCTATAAAATGCAATTATGAAATTGATAGGTGCAGTAAATGGGATGCAGCTGAGAGAAAAAATGGCACGGATGTTGTATCATTCACATTCACTTCTCCAATTAAAAAGTCATTATCTGCTTCTAGTTCACCTGTGAAAGTCACTGACAAGAAACGAGGCTCATTCCTTGTTCCCACAACTAGTGAAAATCAGTCTTCTTTTGGTCTGAATGTTGATGGTGGTGATGCTTTAAGcattcttttggaacaaaagcTCAAGGAGTTGACATCTAAAGTTGACTCATCTAATCAAGACCACTTCCATTCAGAGTTTCCTTGTAGTTCTGCTGGCAGTTGTGAAGATTCAGTGTCTACTCTCACAATGACACATACCACATCTGGTGAACATCACAAAAATTCCCAACTTGATGTGCCTCTGGACAAACTGGGCATCCAACCTAAATCCGATAGCTCTTCTATTGATGAACTTCACCTTAAAGCAATGCAAAAGTGGCAG GAGATGGAAGAGCTTGGCTTTATTAGATATGACAGAGACCCCAAATATCAATCCTGTGGTCCAGTGTCAAGTTTGGAACCCGCCTACTCAGAGAGTAGTTGCAACTCTCTAGATAGCAACAGAAGTATTAGCGGTGAGG cTAGCAAGATGTTTTTGGCAGTTGAAGCTTATGAAATGACTCAATGGAGCTCCACTAGAAAGTCCCGACCTGTGGAAGCCGACATGGAAGTATCAGATTCTGCCTCTTCAGCCTCTCTCGGGGCCACAAGTGTAACAGATACAAGTTCATCATTCACTTCAATGATTACTAATGAATCAGCCAATTGGGAGTTGGAATATATCCGGTGTATACTTGTTAACACTGACTTGTTGCTGGAGGAGTTTGCACTTGGTGAGGCACACAAGGTCTTAGCTCCCAATCTGTTTGATCAGTGGGGTGAAGTAAAACTAGGATCAAGTAAAAATGTGGAAAAGAACTTCAAGTTAGTGCAAAAGGTATTGTTCGACTATGTTGAAGAATCTCTAGAATTAAAGTGCGTGCAGCTTTTTAGTGGAAGCTGGAAATCTTGGACTAAGCTAGCAGCTCTGATTCAGAAGAAAGATTGGTTGGCTGAAGAACTGGGCAGGGAGATTTCAGGCTGGACAAGCATGGAAGATTTGATGGTAGATGAGCTTGTGGACAAGGACATGAGTACCAAATTGGGGAAGTGGGTTGATTTTGAGATTGaggcatttgaagaaggtgtAGAAATTGAGAAGAGAATATTGAGTAATCTGGTTGATGAATTGGTTGATGATTTCTTGCTGTTCTAA
- the LOC113732940 gene encoding uncharacterized protein isoform X1 has translation MEVEKRSSKGGFLHLFDWNVKSRKKLFSGKFELSDNPQQGKETFDDTTISRLRKAHDNGCGPSTRGNDGSSYASSVNGDEIYGTRAPGVVARLMGLDTLPTSNVSEPCYTQFFDSRSFRDSHYSRGMPDFRSEEHIIIYDSMRNKLDGFTKNPVEVMLQKVQNRPIEKFQTEVLPPKSAKPISITHHKLLSPIKSPGFIPSMNAAYLVEAAAKIIEQSPRSTARHKLPSLGSSSVPLRIQDLKEKMEVAQKSSRTLQASQKAKEQSSSKQVKRQTRDRVQGQGEAPDMFRVSDTSRNAGSQSIKNKEKSVSLAVQAKANVQKKEGCTAIGNRSSVNHKEPNDVRHSSSGRNQSKIQKNVERRTSTDKSSDVLRQNNRKQNFASAKEMEGSRPPFCHQKDRKQLSSNDVSRPNKTVNKIVVSTPVMPRKTSIHHVGKEQLPSAVKRSSGKKQPINGNNFSHGNDNQSVSRGERSIKCNYEIDRCSKWDAAERKNGTDVVSFTFTSPIKKSLSASSSPVKVTDKKRGSFLVPTTSENQSSFGLNVDGGDALSILLEQKLKELTSKVDSSNQDHFHSEFPCSSAGSCEDSVSTLTMTHTTSGEHHKNSQLDVPLDKLGIQPKSDSSSIDELHLKAMQKWQGVQEMEELGFIRYDRDPKYQSCGPVSSLEPAYSESSCNSLDSNRSISGEASKMFLAVEAYEMTQWSSTRKSRPVEADMEVSDSASSASLGATSVTDTSSSFTSMITNESANWELEYIRCILVNTDLLLEEFALGEAHKVLAPNLFDQWGEVKLGSSKNVEKNFKLVQKVLFDYVEESLELKCVQLFSGSWKSWTKLAALIQKKDWLAEELGREISGWTSMEDLMVDELVDKDMSTKLGKWVDFEIEAFEEGVEIEKRILSNLVDELVDDFLLF, from the exons atggaaGTAGAAAAGCGAAGTTCCAAGGGTGGATTTCTTCATTTGTTTGATTGGAATGTTAAATCCCGGAAGAAGCTTTTCTCCGGCAAATTTGAGTTATCTG ATAATCCACAGCAAGGTAAAGAAACTTTTGATGATACAACAATTTCACGTCTTCGAAAG GCGCATGACAATGGGTGTGGTCCAAGTACCAGAGGGAACGATGGTTCAAGTTATGCTTCATCTGTAAATGGTGATGAAATATATGGCACAAGAGCTCCGGGGGTCGTTGCACGACTAATGGGATTGGATACACTTCCTACTTCAAATGTTTCTGAGCCCTGTTATACACAATTTTTTGATTCTCGCTCTTTTAGAGATTCTCATTACTCAAGGGGTATGCCTGATTTCCGGAGCGAAGAACACATCATAATCTATGACAGCATGCGGAATAAGCTAGACGGGTTCACCAAGAATCCTGTTGAAGTGATGCTGCAGAAGGTGCAGAATCGACCAATTGAGAAGTTTCAAACTGAAGTACTGCCCCCAAAATCTGCGAAGCCCATTTCAATTACTCACCACAAGCTTTTGTCTCCCATTAAGAGTCCAGGGTTCATTCCAAGTATGAATGCTGCTTATCTAGTAGAGGCAGCTGCCAAAATCATCGAACAAAGTCCTCGTTCAACTGCTAGACATAAGTTGCCATCTTTGGGTTCTTCTTCAGTTCCTTTGAGAATCCAGGATCTTAAAGAGAAAATGGAGGTTGCTCAGAAATCTTCTAGGACTCTTCAAGCTTCTCAGAAGGCCAAAGAACAAAGCTCTTCCAAACAGGTAAAGAGACAAACTAGGGACAGGGTCCAAGGTCAAGGAGAAGCTCCAGACATGTTTAGGGTTTCTGATACATCAAGAAATGCTGGTTCTCAGAGTATCAAGAATAAGGAAAAATCAGTTTCACTGGCTGTTCAAGCTAAGGCTAATGTTCAGAAGAAAGAGGGATGTACTGCAATTGGAAACCGGAGTTCTGTAAACCATAAGGAACCTAATGATGTCAGGCATAGCTCTTCTGGTAGGAACCAATCAAAAATCCAAAAGAATGTTGAAAGGAGAACATCAACTGACAAATCTTCTGATGTACTTAGGCAAAATAACCGGAAGCAAAACTTTGCTTCAGCTAAAGAGATGGAAGGTTCAAGGCCTCCATTTTGTCATCAGAAAGACAGGAAACAGCTGTCTTCAAATGACGTATCTAGGCCGAATAAGACTGTAAATAAGATTGTTGTAAGCACTCCTGTCATGCCCAGAAAGACCTCAATCCATCATGTTGGAAAGGAACAACTTCCATCAGCAGTAAAGAGATCTTCAGGAAAGAAGCAACCAATCAATGGAAACAATTTTTCTCATGGAAATGATAACCAATCAGTGAGTAGAGGCGAAAGGTCTATAAAATGCAATTATGAAATTGATAGGTGCAGTAAATGGGATGCAGCTGAGAGAAAAAATGGCACGGATGTTGTATCATTCACATTCACTTCTCCAATTAAAAAGTCATTATCTGCTTCTAGTTCACCTGTGAAAGTCACTGACAAGAAACGAGGCTCATTCCTTGTTCCCACAACTAGTGAAAATCAGTCTTCTTTTGGTCTGAATGTTGATGGTGGTGATGCTTTAAGcattcttttggaacaaaagcTCAAGGAGTTGACATCTAAAGTTGACTCATCTAATCAAGACCACTTCCATTCAGAGTTTCCTTGTAGTTCTGCTGGCAGTTGTGAAGATTCAGTGTCTACTCTCACAATGACACATACCACATCTGGTGAACATCACAAAAATTCCCAACTTGATGTGCCTCTGGACAAACTGGGCATCCAACCTAAATCCGATAGCTCTTCTATTGATGAACTTCACCTTAAAGCAATGCAAAAGTGGCAG GGTGTACAGGAGATGGAAGAGCTTGGCTTTATTAGATATGACAGAGACCCCAAATATCAATCCTGTGGTCCAGTGTCAAGTTTGGAACCCGCCTACTCAGAGAGTAGTTGCAACTCTCTAGATAGCAACAGAAGTATTAGCGGTGAGG cTAGCAAGATGTTTTTGGCAGTTGAAGCTTATGAAATGACTCAATGGAGCTCCACTAGAAAGTCCCGACCTGTGGAAGCCGACATGGAAGTATCAGATTCTGCCTCTTCAGCCTCTCTCGGGGCCACAAGTGTAACAGATACAAGTTCATCATTCACTTCAATGATTACTAATGAATCAGCCAATTGGGAGTTGGAATATATCCGGTGTATACTTGTTAACACTGACTTGTTGCTGGAGGAGTTTGCACTTGGTGAGGCACACAAGGTCTTAGCTCCCAATCTGTTTGATCAGTGGGGTGAAGTAAAACTAGGATCAAGTAAAAATGTGGAAAAGAACTTCAAGTTAGTGCAAAAGGTATTGTTCGACTATGTTGAAGAATCTCTAGAATTAAAGTGCGTGCAGCTTTTTAGTGGAAGCTGGAAATCTTGGACTAAGCTAGCAGCTCTGATTCAGAAGAAAGATTGGTTGGCTGAAGAACTGGGCAGGGAGATTTCAGGCTGGACAAGCATGGAAGATTTGATGGTAGATGAGCTTGTGGACAAGGACATGAGTACCAAATTGGGGAAGTGGGTTGATTTTGAGATTGaggcatttgaagaaggtgtAGAAATTGAGAAGAGAATATTGAGTAATCTGGTTGATGAATTGGTTGATGATTTCTTGCTGTTCTAA
- the LOC113732941 gene encoding uncharacterized protein: MLFPENQELEIPTTTSSSSSTATQTLEKCDPTTAMNEPMNMLTDYYDIDSTCSTPYVSAPSSPGRGQGAPVTGFYYSAPASPMHFMLSTAMSSCNSNDLGLSSQPEVSPTSSTCSFEFDFAASKVSTNGTSSAGSMSSADELFLNGQIRPMKLSSHLQRPQVLAPLLDLDVADDEVDEIVRGREAKMRDRSLRRRTRSMSPLRTSSSPFGWHDGADFEVDRSGGIFEDKKQLAAAKNGEEEEAVSGETTPCESGASSRSSSVGRSSSRWVFLKEFLYRSKSEGRNNGHKFWGSLSFSPVKDKIKMEKLMPTKFPSLHSSSSSSSSPKDKDKEKAAPTGAATVSPDLLATESADGKRAKHTGGQKDGKKKVAVNGVGKRRVPPSPHELHYTANRAQAEEMRKKTFLPYRQGLLGCLGFSSKSYGAMNGFARALNPVSSR; this comes from the coding sequence ATGCTGTTCCCGGAAAATCAAGAACTCGAAAttcccaccaccacctcctcctcctcctccaccgcCACTCAAACACTCGAGAAATGTGATCCCACCACCGCAATGAATGAGCCCATGAACATGCTCACCGATTACTATGACATTGATAGCACTTGCTCCACCCCATACGTAAGTGCACCCTCTAGCCCCGGCCGCGGCCAGGGTGCACCCGTCACCGGCTTTTACTACAGTGCTCCGGCGAGTCCTATGCATTTCATGCTTTCTACGGCTATGAGTAGTTGTAACAGTAACGACTTAGGACTGTCTTCCCAACCTGAAGTTTCCCCTACTTCTTCCACTTGCTCATTCGAGTTCGATTTCGCAGCCAGTAAAGTTTCCACCAATGGGACTTCATCGGCCGGATCCATGAGCTCCGCTGACGAGCTTTTCTTGAACGGCCAGATCCGGCCCATGAAGCTGTCCTCCCACCTCCAGAGACCTCAAGTTTTAGCCCCGCTCCTGGATTTAGATGTGGCTGATGATGAAGTTGACGAAATTGTTAGAGGAAGAGAGGCGAAGATGCGGGATAGATCCTTGCGGAGGAGGACTAGATCTATGTCGCCCCTGAGGACTAGCTCGAGCCCATTCGGGTGGCACGATGGAGCCGATTTTGAGGTTGATAGATCAGGTGGAATTTTCGAGGACAAAAAGCAGCTGGCTGCTGCTAAAAATGGCGAGGAAGAAGAAGCTGTTTCGGGCGAGACGACCCCGTGCGAGTCTGGTGCGTCCTCGAGATCTTCATCCGTGGGGAGGAGTTCGAGTAGATGGGTTTTCTTGAAGGAGTTTCTCTATAGGAGTAAGAGTGAAGGAAGAAATAATGGGCACAAGTTTTGGGGGTCTCTGTCATTTTCACCTGTTAAAGACAAGATCAAAATGGAGAAATTAATGCCAACAAAGTTCCCatcacttcattcttcttcttcttcctcctcctctcctAAGGATAAAGATAAAGAGAAGGCCGCTCCCACAGGTGCAGCAACAGTTTCACCTGATTTGTTGGCAACAGAGTCTGCAGATGGGAAAAGAGCAAAACACACTGGCGGCCAAAAAGATGGGAAGAAGAAGGTGGCGGTAAATGGGGTTGGAAAGAGAAGGGTTCCTCCATCACCTCATGAACTGCATTATACTGCCAATAGAGCTCAAGCTGAGGAGATGAGGAAGAAGACATTCTTGCCATATAGGCAAGGATTGCTTGGTTGTTTGGGATTTAGTTCCAAAAGTTATGGTGCCATGAATGGTTTTGCTAGAGCTTTGAACCCTGTTTCTTCAAGGtaa